A DNA window from Ipomoea triloba cultivar NCNSP0323 chromosome 10, ASM357664v1 contains the following coding sequences:
- the LOC116032897 gene encoding ABC transporter F family member 5-like, producing MDLRSTFLTGSAHKAAPPCPRFRPISSTSALKLPAATFFNCPARKSFRVSSKLRAVAVETVETEAKEDIESLFSSNAGDEADGRRWNKQSAAGASGISSGIKLENISKGYKGVTLLKDVSWEVKKGEKVGLVGVNGAGKTTQLRIIAGLEEPDSGNVIKAKPNMKIAFLNQEFEVEASRTVKEEFLSAFKEEMEVASRLEKVQKAIEKSVDDLELMGRLLDEFDLLQRRAQAVDLDEVDVKINKMMPELGFAPEDADRLVASFSSGWQMRMSLGKILLQDPDLLLLDEPTNHLDLDTIEWLEGYLSEQDVPMVIISHDRAFLDQLCTKIVETDRGVSRTYEGNYSNYIIERAAWVEAQFAAWEKQQKEIEHTKDLISRLSAGANSGRASTAEKKLEKLQEEEQVDKPFIRKQMKIRFPERGRSGREVVTIKNLDFAYEDKVLFKNAYLTIERGEKIAIIGPNGCGKSTLLKLIMGLESPTKGEILLGDHNVLPNYFEQNQAEALDLDKTVIETVAEAAEDWRLDDIKGLLGRCNFKADMLDRKVSFLSGGEKARLAFCKFMVTPSTLLVLDEPTNHLDIPSKEMLEEAITEYKGTVITVSHDRYFIKQIVNRVLEVKDGTLQDYAGDYEYYLEKNVEAREKELEREAELEEKSPKAKSKAKMSKAEREAQKKQKQQAFQAAKQKSKKLKNSKRWN from the exons ATGGACCTCCGCTCCACTTTCCTTACCGGCTCCGCCCACAAGGCCGCGCCTCCCTGCCCTCGCTTCCGCCCTATCTCTTCCACTTCCGCTCTTAAACTCCCCGCCGCTACCTTCTTCAACTGCCCCGCAAGAAAAAGCTTCAGAGTTTCATCCAAACTGCGGGCTGTTGCGGTGGAAACAGTGGAGACTGAGGCCAAAGAGGACATAGAGAGTCTCTTCTCGAGTAACGCCGGCGATGAAGCCGATGGCCGGCGCTGGAACAAGCAATCGGCCGCTGGTGCGTCGGGCATTTCGTCCGGGATTAAGCTGGAGAACATCAGCAAAGGCTATAAGGGGGTTACGTTGTTGAAAGATGTTAGTTGGGAGGTTAAGAAGGGCGAGAAAGTCGGGCTGGTGGGTGTAAACGGGGCGGGGAAAACGACGCAGTTGAGGATTATCGCGGGTTTGGAAGAACCCGATTCGGGAAACGTGATCAAGGCCAaaccaaatatgaaaattgCCTTCCTCAACCAAGAATTCGAGGTGGAGGCTTCGAGAACGGTAAAGGAAGAGTTTTTGAGCGCCTTTAAGGAGGAAATGGAGGTGGCCTCACGCCTGGAGAAGGTCCAGAAGGCGATAGAGAAATCCGTGGATGACTTGGAGCTGATGGGAAGGCTTTTGGATGAGTTTGATTTGCTGCAGAGGAGGGCACAGGCAGTAGACTTGGATGAAGTAGATGTGAAGATTAATAAGATGATGCCTGAGCTAGGATTCGCCCCTGAGGATGCTGATAGACTCGTAGCATCTTTCAGTAGTGGGTGGCAAATGAGGATGTCACTTGGCAAGATTTTGCTACAG GACCCGGATTTATTACTTTTGGATGAACCCACAAATCATCTTGACCTTGACACAATTGAGTGGCTTGAGGGTTATCTTAGTGAGCAAGATGTTCCAATGGTTATCATATCGCATGACCGGGCATTCCTTGATCAGTTGTGTACAAAAATTGTGGAAACTGATAGGGGTGTTTCCCGGACATATGAAGGAAACTAttccaattatattattgaaaggGCAGCATGGGTTGAAGCTCAGTTTGCAGCCTGGGAAAAACAACAGAAGGAAATAGAACATACAAAAGATTTGATAAGCAGGTTGAGTGCAGGGGCAAATTCAGGTCGTGCATCTACTGCTGAAAAG AAGCTGGAAAAACTTCAGGAAGAGGAACAAGTTGATAAGCCTTTTATTCGGAAACAAATGAAGATAAGGTTCCCTGAGCGTGGAAGAAGCGGAAGAGAAGTTGTGACAATTAAAAATCTGGACTTTGCCTATGAGGATAAG GTTCTTTTCAAGAATGCATACTTAACTATAGAAAGAGGAGAAAAAATTGCCATTATTGGTCCAAATGGCTGTGGAAAGAGTACTTTACTTAAGCTGATTATGGGTTTAGAGAGCCCAACCAAAGGTGAAATTTTGCTCGGGGATCATAATGTGTTACCAAACTACTTTGAACAGAACCAG GCTGAAGCACTTGATTTGGATAAGACAGTAATTGAAACTGTAGCTGAAGCTGCTGAGGACTGGAGACTAGACGATATAAAAGGACTTCTTGGACGTTGTAACTTTAAAGCTGACATGCTTGATAGGAAGGTTTCATTTTTGAGTGGAGGCGAGAAG GCACGACTTGCATTTTGCAAATTCATGGTGACACCTTCAACTTTACTAGTACTAGATGAGCCAACCAATCATTTAGATATACCATCAAAAGAGATGCTTGAG GAGGCAATAACAGAGTACAAGGGCACTGTGATTACTGTGTCACATGATCGATACTTCATCAAACAAATTGTTAACAGAGTATTGGAAGTTAAAGATGGTACTTTACAGGACTATGCTGGGGATTATGAA TATTATTTAGAGAAAAACGTGGAGGCTAGGGAAAAAGAATTAGAGAGGGAGGCAGAGCTGGAGGAGAAGTCCCCCAAAGCTAAATCCAAGGCCAAAATGTCAAAG GCTGAGAGGGAAGCTCAGAAAAAGCAGAAACAGCAGGCCTTTCAAGCAGCCAAACAGAAGTCCAAAAAACTCAAGAACTCCAAGAGATGGAACTGA
- the LOC116031530 gene encoding 2-dehydro-3-deoxyphosphooctonate aldolase, with the protein MDPSALLFNQLKTAEPFFLLAGPNVIESEDHILYMAKHLKATTSKLGLKFVFKSSFDKANRTSSKSFRGPGLAEGLKILERVKTTYDVPIVTDVHESIQCEAVGKVADIIQIPAFLCRQTDLLVAAAKTGKIINIKKGQFCAPSVMLNSAEKVRLAGNQNVMVCERGTMFGYNDLIVDPRNLEWMREANCPVVADITHSLQQPAGKKLDGGGVASGGLRELIPCIARTAVAVGVDGLFMEVHNDPLNAPVDGPTQWPLRHLEELLEELIAIGRVSKGKKQFKIDLTPVRD; encoded by the exons ATGGATCCTTCAGCACTTTTATTCAACCAGCTCAAG ACAGCAGAGCCCTTCTTCTTACTAGCAGGTCCCAATGTGATTGAATCTGAGGATCACATTCTTTACATGGCCAAACACTTAAAGGCCACAACTTCCAA ACTTGGTTTGAAGTTTGTATTTAAGTCTAGCTTTGATAAAGCTAACCGAACTTCCTCCAAATCATTCCGTGGTCCTGGCTTGGCTGAAGGCTTGAAG ATCCTTGAAAGGGTTAAAACAACTTATGATGTACCTATAGTCACTGATGTTCATGAAAGCATTCAG TGTGAAGCAGTAGGGAAGGTTGCTGATATAATTCAAATTCCTGCTTTCTTATGCCGGCAG ACAGATCTCCTTGTTGCAGCTGCCAAGACTGGCAAAATAATCAATATCAAGAAAGGACAGTTTTGTGCGCCATCT GTCATGTTAAATTCTGCTGAAAAGGTCAGATTGGCTGGAAATCAAAATGTCATGGTATGTGAGAGAGGCACCATGTTTGGCTATA ATGACTTGATAGTTGATCCCCGCAACTTAGAGTGGATGAGGGAAGCTAATTGTCCAGTT GTGGCTGATATAACACATTCTTTGCAACAACCTGCTGGGAAGAAG TTGGATGGCGGAGGTGTTGCTAGTGGTGGTCTTCGTGAATTGATTCCTTGCATTGCCAGGACAGCAGTTGCTGTTGGAGTGGATGGACTTTTTATGGAG GTGCATAATGATCCTTTAAATGCTCCAGTTGATGGCCCTACTCAGTGG CCTCTTCGCCATCTGGAAGAACTGCTAGAAGAGCTCATTGCTATTGGT AGGGTCAGCAAAGGGAAGAAGCAATTCAAAATTGATCTCACTCCAGTCCGCGACTAG
- the LOC116032817 gene encoding uncharacterized protein LOC116032817, whose translation MAKKKVAHREDEEPVEPHHPTAMDDASEKLESLKNLNAMLLKETVEKRQLVDSLQKAKGSLQSDLARTESQKLALSGELTHLGEVAARLELERTVSADFLWVQMGHQMKAMVEERDGLRRERDDVAERVKDLEREIALVVKEKSEIQKVLREEEIEFESLKQKLNDLNAQIATERSISNHANRERDELASKLDVQIVETNGLRKKLIEMEKREGKVNDEVEKLRIQYNALSKENEVKEKKLHSVMSDKETIERSLVQSNRVIEELNGKISVIVREKEGSDKERNIEMEKRCELEKEVNLLNEKVSSLNKVEEKLRASVAELENKCVEGMEKGKEMESKISELVEGKNESESRIASLVEEKGLIESKLVEANEKLDEKQQCVERMAIEKMEMEEAKTRRESEIVKLQNQMYELKDTISGLEDSCKVQEEKIMTLEGEVGNYKRALESAVLERDAARKGLDEEKQNGLILKEKLREMENHIEEVALELTKTKADYNNMVGEKKELEIQCESFNKEILDLQTELAEGRKQIGAIQAELELANANSEEVLNLLKSTAALVGSKDERVNAELSEGQEMNPQLLPPHVLELEAIKKGIKIREKKVEEMKREVEFLQNSVTEANKRKSLWTMISSATTIFAAISLAYVARGH comes from the coding sequence ATGGCTAAGAAGAAGGTCGCCCACCGCGAAGACGAGGAGCCCGTCGAGCCTCACCACCCCACCGCCATGGACGACGCCTCTGAGAAGCTCGAGAGTCTCAAGAATCTCAACGCCATGCTTCTCAAGGAGACGGTGGAGAAGCGCCAACTGGTCGACTCACTCCAGAAGGCCAAGGGCTCTCTGCAATCCGATCTGGCTCGGACCGAATCCCAGAAACTGGCCTTGAGCGGCGAGTTGACTCACCTGGGTGAGGTGGCCGCGCGATTGGAGCTCGAGAGGACGGTGTCCGCCGATTTTCTCTGGGTTCAGATGGGCCATCAGATGAAAGCTATGGTGGAAGAGAGGGATGGGCTGAGGAGGGAGAGAGACGATGTTGCGGAAAGAGTGAAGGatttagagagagagattgCCCTTGTTGTGAAAGAGAAGAGTGAGATTCAGAAGGTTCTGAGGGAGGAAGAGATCGAGTTTGAGTCATTGAAGCAGAAACTGAATGACCTCAATGCTCAAATTGCTACAGAGAGGAGCATTTCCAACCACGCTAATCGCGAGAGGGATGAATTAGCGTCAAAACTGGATGTTCAAATCGTGGAAACCAATGGATTGAGAAAGAAACTGATTGAAATGGAGAAGAGAGAGGGAAAAGTAAACGATGAGGTGGAGAAGTTAAGGATTCAATACAATGCTCTATCCAAGGAAAATGAAGTGAAAGAAAAGAAGCTCCACAGTGTGATGAGTGATAAGGAAACGATTGAAAGGAGTTTGGTTCAGTCCAATAGGGTGATTGAAGAATTGAATGGAAAGATTTCTGTTATTGTGAGGGAGAAAGAGGGCAGTGACAAGGAGAGGAACATTGAAATGGAGAAAAGATGTGAGTTGGAAAAAGAAGTGAATTTACTCAATGAGAAGGTGTCTAGTTTGAATAAGGTGGAGGAGAAGCTGCGAGCAAGTGTGGCTGAGTTGGAGAACAAGTGTGTGGAAGGTATGGAGAAGGGAAAGGAGATGGAGAGTAAAATAAGCGAATTGGTGGAAGGGAAGAATGAGAGTGAGAGCAGGATTGCTAGTTTGGTTGAGGAGAAGGGTTTGATTGAGAGCAAATTGGTAGAAGCAAATGAGAAACTAGATGAGAAGCAGCAGTGTGTTGAGAGGATGGCCATTGAGAAAATGGAGATGGAAGAGGCAAAAACTAGAAGAGAGTCTGAAATTGTTAAATTACAGAATCAAATGTATGAACTCAAGGATACCATTTCTGGGTTGGAGGATTCTTGCAAGGTTCAAGAAGAGAAAATTATGACATTGGAAGGTGAAGTTGGCAACTACAAACGGGCACTCGAGAGTGCTGTTCTTGAGAGGGACGCTGCACGAAAGGGTTTGGATGAGGAAAAACAGAATGGTTTAATTCTGAAGGAGAAGCTTAGGGAAATGGAGAATCACATTGAAGAAGTTGCATTGGAGCTTACAAAAACAAAGGCTGATTACAATAACATGGTTGGAGAGAAGAAAGAGCTGGAAATCCAATGTGAATCCTTCAACAAGGAGATACTTGATCTCCAGACTGAACTTGCTGAAGGAAGGAAGCAAATTGGGGCTATTCAGGCTGAACTAGAACTTGCAAATGCCAACTCAGAGGAAGTTCTGAACTTGTTGAAGAGCACAGCAGCTTTGGTTGGCTCAAAAGATGAAAGGGTGAATGCAGAATTGAGTGAAGGGCAAGAAATGAACCCTCAGCTTCTGCCTCCTCATGTGTTGGAGTTGGAGGCAATCAAGAAAGGTATCAAAATTAGAGAGAAGAAAGTTGAGGAGATGAAACGGGAAGTAGAGTTCTTGCAGAATTCAGTTACAGAAGCAAACAAAAGAAAGAGCTTATGGACCATGATTTCTTCTGCTACTACCATTTTCGCTGCAATATCTCTAGCATATGTTGCCCGCGGTCAttga
- the LOC116032898 gene encoding threonine synthase, chloroplastic, whose product MAAASSIIFRSPFLSPYPQLHHQHSLKSPTHHFTPIKATATSDDPPAALAQTPKTHSHRRNADENIRDEARRLTSSHNFSARYVPFGADPSSDEWYSLDEIVYRSRSGGLLDVQHDMDALKKFDGQYWRSLFDSRVGKTTWPYGSGVWSKKEWVLPGIASDDIVSAFEGNSNLFWAERFGKQFLGMNDLWVKHCGISHTGSFKDLGMTVLVSQVNRLRKMHKPVVGVGCASTGDTSAALSAYCASAGIPSIVFLPANRISMAQLVQPIANGAFVLSIDTDFDGCMQLIREVTAELPIYLANSLNSLRLEGQKTAAIEILQQFDWEVPDWVIVPGGNLGNIYAFYKGFHMCRELGLVDRIPRLVCAQAANANPLYLHYKSGWKEFKAVKANTTFASAIQIGDPVSIDRAVFALKNSNGIVEEATEEELMDAMAQADSTGMFICPHTGVALTALIKLRNSGVIKPTDRTVVVSTAHGLKFTQSKIDYHSHEIKDMACRYANPPVPVKADFGSVMDVLKRYLLSKNSNK is encoded by the coding sequence ATGGCGGCTGCTTCTTCCATCATCTTCAGATCGCCCTTCCTTTCCCCTTACCcacaactccaccatcaacaTTCATTGAAATCCCCCACTCATCATTTCACTCCCATCAAAGCCACTGCCACATCCGACGACCCACCCGCCGCGCTTGCTCAAACTCCAAAGACCCACAGCCACCGCCGCAACGCCGACGAGAATATTCGCGACGAGGCGCGTCGCCTCACCTCCTCCCACAACTTCTCTGCCCGCTACGTCCCCTTCGGTGCCGACCCCAGCTCCGATGAGTGGTACTCCCTCGACGAGATCGTTTATCGCAGCCGCTCCGGCGGCCTCCTCGACGTCCAGCACGACATGGACGCTCTCAAGAAGTTCGACGGCCAGTACTGGCGCTCGCTCTTCGACTCCCGCGTCGGGAAGACCACGTGGCCTTACGGCTCCGGCGTCTGGTCCAAGAAGGAGTGGGTGTTGCCGGGAATTGCAAGCGATGATATAGTCAGCGCTTTTGAAGGGAACTCTAATCTTTTCTGGGCTGAGCGTTTCGGCAAACAGTTTCTGGGCATGAATGACTTGTGGGTCAAACACTGCGGGATTAGCCACACGGGTAGTTTTAAAGATCTAGGGATGACTGTTTTGGTGAGCCAGGTGAATAGGCTCCGGAAAATGCACAAACCGGTGGTGGGCGTGGGGTGTGCTTCAACTGGGGACACATCCGCCGCTTTATCAGCTTATTGTGCTTCTGCTGGGATACCCTCCATTGTGTTTCTTCCTGCAAATAGGATATCCATGGCGCAATTAGTCCAGCCCATAGCTAATGGGGCTTTCGTATTGAGTATCGACACTGATTTCGATGGGTGTATGCAGTTAATTCGCGAAGTCACAGCTGAATTGCCCATTTACTTGGCCAATTCGCTTAATAGTTTGAGGCTAGAGGGTCAAAAGACTGCTGCAATTGAGATATTGCAGCAGTTTGATTGGGAAGTTCCAGATTGGGTGATAGTACCTGGTGGGAATTTGggtaatatatatgcattttacAAAGGGTTTCACATGTGCAGAGAATTAGGGCTGGTTGATAGGATTCCTAGGCTTGTTTGTGCTCAAGCTGCTAATGCTAATCCTCTTTACTTGCATTATAAATCTGGGTGGAAAGAATTCAAGGCTGTGAAGGCGAATACCACTTTTGCATCTGCAATTCAGATTGGTGACCCGGTTTCTATTGACAGAGCGGTTTTTGCTTTGAAAAATTCGAATGGCATTGTTGAGGAGGCGACGGAGGAGGAGTTGATGGATGCGATGGCTCAAGCAGACTCGACGGGGATGTTTATATGTCCTCACACTGGTGTGGCATTGACTGCACTCATCAAGCTTAGGAATAGCGGGGTTATCAAGCCAACTGATAGGACTGTGGTGGTTAGTACAGCTCATGGGCTCAAGTTTACACAATCGAAGATTGATTATCATTCACATGAGATAAAGGACATGGCGTGTAGGTATGCAAATCCACCTGTGCCGGTGAAGGCAGATTTTGGTTCTGTCATGGATGTTCTCAAGAGGTATTTACTAAGCAAAAACTCCAACAAATAG
- the LOC116031440 gene encoding probable protein S-acyltransferase 17: MEVQWLLLCHGLVTLLVVVSFLCGQWPIFDGTFIQRIHIFLTFGAYDYLRRFVAAVCGRKGTDALHSVEYYCCDRPNPTLQLIYVAILGVTYYVIVQSSFRYIPGYYIGEVHRYTSLLAVAVGILLFLLTSFSDPGTVNAENVSQYLSAYPYDNIIFSEKECSTCKILKPARSKHCSVCDRCVARFDHHCGWMNNCIGEKNTRYFIAFLFWHFLLCVYGTVAIALVLAGQLKELQVIQILTVYYGIENKFRSLAPYVIQWLLGSYNTQILIMVFLAIVSMLMAGFLAYHSKLCLTNTTTNETFKWHDYLSWQKKVNEAKASAVALKASLDEVSHERKHHVSKWKAFCCRSRLEEVKPAELGLKSSCAWIPVAPRGEWSRLEARLGFPTLVPCDGIF, from the exons ATGGAGGTACAATGGCTTCTGCTATGTCACGGCCTTGTCACACTGCTCGTGGTGGTGTCTTTCCTCTGCGGTCAATGGCCTATTTTCGACGGCACTTTCATTCAACGAATCCACATCTTCCTCACCTTTGGTGCTTACGATTATCTCCg GCGTTTTGTTGCTGCTGTTTGTGGTCGCAAAGGCACCGACGCCCTCCACTCCGTCGAGTACTATTGCTGTGATCGTCCTAACCCTACTTTACAG CTTATTTATGTGGCAATACTTGGAGTTACTTATTATGTTATTGTTCAGTCGTCATTCCGATACATTCCTGGGTATTACATAGGTGAAGTGCACAG GTATACAAGCTTGTTGGCAGTTGCTGTGGGTATTCTACTCTTTCTATTGACTAGCTTTTCTGACCCTGGAACTGTGAATGCTGAGAATGTATCTCAATATCTCTCTGCTTACCCTTATGACAATATTATTTTCTCCGAGAAAGAATGTTCAACTTGCAAGATCCTAAA ACCTGCAAGATCGAAGCACTGCAGTGTATGTGATCGCTGTGTTGCTCGGTTTGATCATCATTGTGGATGGATG AATAATTGCATTGGTGAGAAAAATACCAGATACTTCATAGCTTTTCTTTTCTG GCATTTCCTACTTTGTGTCTATGGAACTGTTGCTATTGCCCTTGTTCTAGCTGGTCAGTTGAAAGAACTACAGGTTATACAGATTCTTACAG TGTATTATGGCATTGAGAACAAATTCCGTAGTTTGGCTCCATATGTTATACAG TGGCTGCTGGGTTCATACAACACACAAATACttattatggtgtttttggcTATAGTATCTATGCTGATGGCTGGATTCCTTGCATACCACTCAAAACTGTGTCTCACAAATACCACCACAAATGAG ACTTTCAAATGGCATGATTACTTGAGCTGGCAGAAGAAGGTGAATGAAGCAAAGGCAAGTGCTGTGGCTCTAAAAGCAAGTTTAGATGAAGTAAGCCATGAAAGAAAGCATCATGTCAGCAAATGGAAGGCCTTCTGCTGTAGGTCTCGTCTAGAAGAAGTGAAG CCAGCTGAACTTGGGCTAAAGTCATCCTGTGCCTGGATTCCTGTAGCACCAAGGGGAGAATGGTCTAGACTTGAAGCACGTTTAGGTTTCCCAACACTGGTGCCTTGTGATGGTATCTTTTAG